Sequence from the Sphingobacteriaceae bacterium GW460-11-11-14-LB5 genome:
GGAGTGGTACGATTGGTACACATATTCTGCTTTTGCGCTTTATTTTTCTCCTGCTTTTTTCCCGAATAGTAATCCCACTGCACAGCTATTAGATACTGCAGGCATTTTTGCAGTAGGCTTTTTAATGCGCCCTATTGGTGGCTGGCTGTTTGGCAGCATTGCCGATAAACTAGGGCGGAAACGTTCGATGACACTTTCTGTACTCATCATGGCGATAGGATCATTAATTATCGGATTAACGCCCGGTTACAAACAGATTGGCATAGCAGCTCCCTTATTACTAATTTTTGCAAGGCTAATCCAGGGCTTGAGTACTGGCGGCGAATATGGAACTTCTGCCACTTACCTCAGCGAAATGGCCACTAAAAAACACCGTGGATTTTATTCAAGCTTTCAATATGTAACCTTAATCGGCGGGCAGCTACTGGCGCTGGGCATTCAATTAATCTTACAAAACTGGTTGCTTACACCTGCTGAACTGCACGAATGGGGCTGGCGGATCCCATTTTTTATCGGCGCCATACTTTCTTTCATTGCTTTGTACCTGCGCAGGCATATCGACGAAACCTCGGCTTTTAAAAGCAAAAACACGGCAGACAAAAAAGGTGGCATTGCGGTACTGATGAAATATCCAAAGGAAGTTTTTACCGTAGTCGGCTTAACCTTGGGTGGAACAATTGCCTTTTATACATTTAGTACTTATATGCAGAAATTTCTGGTCAATACGGTACACCTCAGTAAAGAAACCTCCACAACTTTATCCTTCATCTCGTTATTGGTTTTTGTCGTTCTGCAGCCTTTGTTTGGCCTGTTGTCTGATAAAATCGGGCGTAAACCTTTATTAATCGGCTTTGGTGTGCTGGGTACTTTGTGTACCTATCCAATTTTAACCGGCTTAGCTGGAGAAAGCAATACGACGATCATATTCTTGCTGATGATTGGCGCCTTGATTATTGTGAGCGGTTATACGAGCATTAATGCGGTAGTAAAGGCAGAACTGTTCCCTGCCGAAATCAGGGCTTTGGGCGTAGGCTTACCTTATGCTTTAACTGTTGCCATTTTCGGTGGAACTGCAGAATATTTTGCATTATGGTTTAAAAATATCGGGCACGAAAATTATTTCTACTGGTATGTAACCGGATGCATTTTAATCTCGCTGATTTTATATACCACCATGAAAGATACCAAACACCACTCTAAAATTGAGGATTAGACTTTTTGTACCATCTGCCTTAAATAGTCCTCGTTTGTAACGAGGATTATCGAGATCTGCATTTGTAATGCGGATAAGAAAAAAATGGCGATAAAATCGCCCTTTCCCTCCATCCTCGTTGCAAACGAGGACGATATAATTTTGTATTACGCCATCTTCCGTGTCAATCCGTGTTTCCGTGGCAAAATGCTGCTGCTATAGGTGGAATAACCATGAAATAGTCCCTTTAAATAGTCCTCGTTTGTAACGAGGATTATCGAGATCTGCATTTGTAATGCAGATAAGAAAAAAATGGCGATAAAATCGCCTTTCTCCTCCGTCCTCGTTGCAAACGATGATGATATGATCTTGTATTACGCCATCTTCCATGTTAATCCGTGTTTCCGTGGCAAAATACTGCTGCTATAAGTGGAATAAACCCGACAGTAGCGAAAATCCTTTTTGTTGCTCCTTCGATAAAATCAGGAAAACAGGCACAAAAAGATTGTAGCGAATGGCGGGGCTAAAGGAACCGAAGGCACTAAGCCCTGCTTTACTTATAATAAAAAAGCATTGTCATTCTGAGTTTTAATTTACGGCATAAATCAGTAACTCAATCCGTGCTTCAGTGGCAAAAATCTTTGCGGGCGTTTACAAATAATTACTCACCTCAATTAAATTCATATCCGGATCGCGGAGATAAATTGAGCTAATTTTACCATTTGCACCACTACGCTCTACAGGTCCTTCTTCAATTTCGATGCACTTTTCTTTAAGCTCCTGCATGACTTCGTTCAGCGGGAAATCGGTAATAAAACATAGATCGGCTGTTCCGGGCATCGGTTTGAAAGCTTTTGGCTCAATCTCGCATCCATATTGGTGCAGGTTGATTTTCTGGTTTCCAAATTTCAAAGCCTTTCGGTTTTCGCCAAATTCAATAATTTCCATTCCCAGGGCAAGGCTGTAAAACCTGCAGGTGCTTTCTAAATTGGCAACCGTTAATACAAGATGATCTAAGTTTTTAATGTCCATAATAATAAATTAGAACTAAAGCATTCGTCCTTTTGTTTTAGCTATAGGGAATTTATGCTTTCCATATTTGGTTAGTAAATTATCGACCAACAAAATACTCAATTTTTATATATTTACCATTATGCAAAACCTGCCTCCTTTAGCTGAACGTATGCGCCCTCAAAATCTCGATGAATATGTTGGTCAACAGCATTTAGTTGGAGAAGGTGCCGTGTTACGCAAGGCGATTGAAAGCAGTCAGCTTCCCTCCATGATTTTTTGGGGACCTCCGGGCGTGGGTAAAACAACTCTAGCATACATTATTTCTCAGGCTTTAGACCGTCCGTTTTTTAATTTAAGTGCCATTAACAGTGGCGTGAAAGATATCCGTGAGGTAATTGATCGGGCAGCACAGTTAAAAGATAGTTTTTTGGGATTACCCATTTTGTTTATCGATGAGATTCACCGTTTTAGCAAATCGCAGCAGGATAGTTTATTGGGGGCTGTAGAAAGGGGGCTGGTGACCTTAATTGGTGCAACAACCGAAAATCCATCTTTCGAGGTAATTTCCGCTTTACTTTCCCGTTGTCAGGTTTATATTTTAAAATCGTTAACTGAAACGGAGCTGGCAGGTTTACTGGAAACGGCTATTAAAAAAGATAGTATTCTTTCAGCGAAAAACATTTCCATAAAAGAGCACGAAGCTCTGATCCGTTTATCAGGTGGTGATGCGCGGAAATTATTAAATGTGCTCGAAATTGCTATTAACGGCATTGGCGGGAATAAAATCGTCCTCACCAATGAAAACGTGCTGGCGCATGCCCAGCAAAACCTTGCCTTGTATGATAAAGCGGGTGAGCAGCATTACGACATTATTTCGGCCTTTATTAAATCAATCCGTGGCAGCGACCCCAATGCAGCGGTGTATTGGCTGGCACGGATGATAGAAGGAGGTGAAGATCCGCTGTTCATTGCCCGCAGGTTGCTGATCCTGTCTTCAGAAGATATTGGCAATGCTAATCCCAATGCACTGCTTTTGGCCAATAACTGTTTCACTGCTGTAAATGTAATTGGCTATCCGGAAGCACGGATTATTTTATCCCAATGTGTAACCTATCTGGCCAGTTCGCCTAAAAGTAACGCCTCATACGAAGCCATTAACAAAGCGCAGGCTTTGGTTAAACAAACCGGAAACCTGCCCGTACCGCTTCATATCCGCAATGCCCCAACCAAACTGATGAAAAATATCGGTTATGGCAAAGATTACCAATACTCGCACGGATATGAAGGTAATTTTTCACCACAGGAATATTTTCCCGAAGAATTAAGCGGCACCAAACTTTACGATCCGGGTAAAAATCCTGCCGAAGAGAAATTGCGTGAAAAACTTAGGCAGAACTGGAAAGACAAATACAAATATTAGTGTAACATTTTCTCCTAAACGCATACTAATAGATAAACCATTAATGATTAACTAATACCTAAACTATATATGCTGAGTACTTTTTTAAGTCATCAAAGAAAATCTTTTTGGCGTTCGCGTAACCGTGGCAGTAGCATTGCCGGACAGGTTGTTCTAGGTTTTTTTATGCTCTACTTCTTTGCTGTTGCTGTTGGAATAGGCTTTGGAATGAGTATTTTTCTTCCAAAAATTTTCCCGGATCAAAATATTCTGACAAGCTTTAACGGCATTATTCTCTATTATTTTGCATTCGATTTTATCATGCGCATGCAGTTTCAGGAATTGCCAACATTGAGTATCATTCCTTACCTGCACCTCAAAATCCAAAAGAGTAAGATCATTAAGTTTTTAAATGTTAAGGCACTGTTCTCGGCATTTAACCTTTGGCCGTTTTTTATTTTTCTGCCTTTTTGTTTTGTTAGAATTTGGGGTGAGCATGGCGCATTGGTTACCATCATGTACATTGTCTCGATATTTTCGATCATGATTTTTAACAACTATATGGTGTTGTACATCAAACGAAAATCGATCACCAATACTTTGTATACTTTTTTAGGCTTGGTGGTTATTGCGGCCTTTGCTGCTTTAGAATATTATAAGGTGATTTCAATCATGGCAGGTTCTGATGTGGTATTCAGGGCCATCGCAGCCCATCCTTTATATGGTTTTGCCTTTACAATTGCTGCAGTTGCTATCTTTTATCTCAATTCTAATTTCTTGCGTAAAAATTTATACGTAGAAGAATTAAGTGCAAAACAAGAGAAAAAAGGCAGTACCGATTATGCTTTCCTTAACCGTTTTGGTAAAGTAGGCGAACTGGCCGCTTTGGAGCTGAAGCTAATCCTTCGCCACAAACGCCCGCGTTCTTCGGTTATCCTTGGTTTCTTCTTCCTGTTTTACGGGTTTATTTTTTATAAAGAAAAAGCAATAGACCGCGATGCTTTCGGGCAAATGATGTTTGGTGCTATTTTTATGACAGGTGTTTCCATCATTATTTATGGTCAGTTTATGTTTGCATGGCAAAGTGCCCATTTTGACGGGATATTAGCCAATAAAATCAATTTTAAAGATTACATCAGGGCTAAATTTTTACTGTTTACCATTGGCTGTACCATTATTACCTTATTGGCAAGTTTTTACGGGTTTTTAAGTCCGAAGCTATTACTCTTACACCTGGCTGCCTATTTATACAATATTGGTTTTGGTACTGTAGTGGTACTTTATCTGGCTACATTAAATTATAAAAGACTGGATATTACTAAAGCGGCCAGCTTTAATTATCAGGGTACTGGAGCCACCCAATGGCTGTTAATGTTTCCATATGCACTTACGCCTATTTTAATTTATTTGCCCTTTGGTATACTCAACAAACCTTATTGGGGATTGGTTGCCGTATCGGTTTTTGGCCTGGCCATGTTATTGTTAAGGGGCTTTTGG
This genomic interval carries:
- a CDS encoding AAA family ATPase, with translation MQNLPPLAERMRPQNLDEYVGQQHLVGEGAVLRKAIESSQLPSMIFWGPPGVGKTTLAYIISQALDRPFFNLSAINSGVKDIREVIDRAAQLKDSFLGLPILFIDEIHRFSKSQQDSLLGAVERGLVTLIGATTENPSFEVISALLSRCQVYILKSLTETELAGLLETAIKKDSILSAKNISIKEHEALIRLSGGDARKLLNVLEIAINGIGGNKIVLTNENVLAHAQQNLALYDKAGEQHYDIISAFIKSIRGSDPNAAVYWLARMIEGGEDPLFIARRLLILSSEDIGNANPNALLLANNCFTAVNVIGYPEARIILSQCVTYLASSPKSNASYEAINKAQALVKQTGNLPVPLHIRNAPTKLMKNIGYGKDYQYSHGYEGNFSPQEYFPEELSGTKLYDPGKNPAEEKLREKLRQNWKDKYKY
- a CDS encoding VOC family virulence protein produces the protein MDIKNLDHLVLTVANLESTCRFYSLALGMEIIEFGENRKALKFGNQKINLHQYGCEIEPKAFKPMPGTADLCFITDFPLNEVMQELKEKCIEIEEGPVERSGANGKISSIYLRDPDMNLIEVSNYL
- a CDS encoding alpha-ketoglutarate transporter, with protein sequence MHQNEIKDVEYRLKSIFGGSVGNLVEWYDWYTYSAFALYFSPAFFPNSNPTAQLLDTAGIFAVGFLMRPIGGWLFGSIADKLGRKRSMTLSVLIMAIGSLIIGLTPGYKQIGIAAPLLLIFARLIQGLSTGGEYGTSATYLSEMATKKHRGFYSSFQYVTLIGGQLLALGIQLILQNWLLTPAELHEWGWRIPFFIGAILSFIALYLRRHIDETSAFKSKNTADKKGGIAVLMKYPKEVFTVVGLTLGGTIAFYTFSTYMQKFLVNTVHLSKETSTTLSFISLLVFVVLQPLFGLLSDKIGRKPLLIGFGVLGTLCTYPILTGLAGESNTTIIFLLMIGALIIVSGYTSINAVVKAELFPAEIRALGVGLPYALTVAIFGGTAEYFALWFKNIGHENYFYWYVTGCILISLILYTTMKDTKHHSKIED